GCAGCTCCTGCCGGGCGCCGGCGTGGGTGGCCGCCCGCAGCGGGGCGAAGGTCTGCGCCGCGGCGGCCAGGTCGAGGCCGTAGGAGAAGTGCTTCCCGGCGCCGGCCAGCACGACCGCCCGGACGGCATCGTCGGCGTCGAGCCCGGCGAAGGTGGCCGCAAGCTCGCCGAAGAAGGCGTCGTCCATGACGGCCTTGCCGCCCGGCCCGGCCAGGCCGACGGTCGCGACGGCGCCGTCCCGGGAGACGGTGAAGCGCGACTCGGTCATGCGGTGACCTCCTTGACGATCTCGGAGAGCCGGCGCACCTGCGCGACCTTCTCCTCGTCGCTCGCGGCCAGCGGGTTGAGCAGGAACGTCCGGACGCCCGCGGCGTGGAACTCGGCCACCTGACGACGGATCGCGTCCTCGTCACCGAGCAGGGTCACGGCGTCCACCAGCTCCTGGGGTACGGCGGCCGCGGCCTCCGCCTTCCGGCCGGACAGATAGTGGTCCTGGATCTCCTTCGCCTCGGTCTCGTAGCCGTAGCGACAGGCCAGCTGGTTGTAGAAGTTCTTGTCGCGCGCGCCCATCCCTCCGACGTAGAGCGCCAGCTGGTTGCGGACCGCCTGCACGGCCTCGGGCGAGGGCTCCCCGAGGTGGAAGGCGATCTGGAGCTGGATGTCGAGCTCACCGAGCGCGGCGTCGCGCTTGGCGAAGCCCTCCTCGAGCGACGGGCCCCAGGCCAGTTCGACCTTGCCCGGGTGGAAGAACAGCGGCTGCCAGCCGTTGGCGAGCTCGGCGACGAGGGCGACATTCTTGGGCCCGAGCGCGGCCACCGAGATCGGGATCTCGCTGCGCACCGGATGGTTGATGAGCTTGAGCGGCTTGCCGAGCCCGGAGCCGCCCTTCTCCTCGGTCAGCGGGACGTCGTAGTACTTCCCTTCGTACTCGACCGGCTGCCGCTTCCACACCTGGCGGCAGATCTCGATGACCTCACGGGTGCGACCCAGCGGGGCGTCGTACCTGACGCCGTGGAAGCCCTCGATCACCTGCGGCCCGCTCGCGCCGAGGCCCAGCGTGAACCGGCCGTCGGAGACGAAGTCCAGTCCCGCGGCGGTCATCGCGGTCAGCGACGGCGTGCGCGTGTAGATCTGGAAGATCGCCGACATCAGCTCCAGCCGGTCGGTCTTGGCGGCGATGTAGCCGAGCTGGCTGACCGCGTCGAAGGAGTACGCCTCCGGCATCGCGACCAGGTCGAGCCCGTTGCGCTCGTACTCCTGGAGCAGCTCCACGGTCTCGGCGAACCCGCCCGAGTAGTCGATGATCATGCCGAGTCGCATGTGCGCCCCCTGGCGGTCGTGGTGGTCGTGGCCTGGTCGGGAGCGTAGCCGTCGCGGCGCTCGTGAGCCGACCATCGCCCCCTCGTTCAACCCGCGTGGGGAACCGAATCGTGACGAGACTGGCCGCGATGCTCGTCGTGGCGGGAGTACTGGGCGGGCTCACCGCCTGCAGCGCCGAGGACGCCGAGGCCGAGCCCCGCTCGGCGCCCGGGCCGGTAGCCAACCGGATCCCCGACCTGAAGCCGGCCAAGGCCGTCCAGCGGGCCCGGAAGGCCACGCGCAGGCTGTCCGACGCGCAGTACGAGGGCACGGCCGGCTCGATGCCCGCAATATCGGGGACACGACCTATCTCCGCGCGAGCCGGAAGGTCTGGACCGGGGTCGCCGAGCTCGACGAGAACAGCGCCAAGCTGGTGGCGATGGACTGGATCAGACTGCCCGTCGAGGAAGTGACCCGGTCTGCCTGCGACAGCTGGCTGTTCGTCGGCGGGCAGGAGATCCCCCGCGGCTGCGAGGCCGGCACGGAGCGGACGGTCGACGAGACCTCGACCCTGGCCTTCACCTGTTTCACCGTGGCCGGGGTGGTCACCCTGCATGTCGCCACGACCGGGAAGCCGCTCATCCTGCGGCTGACCGGCAGCAACCAACTGGGACCGTTCGAGCTGAACCTCGTCGAGCGCGAGACCGGAGAACCGGTCAAGGCCCCCCATCCGAACGCGGTGCTCGGCTCGCCCGTCGGATAGCGGTCGGGCGAGGCCGCGGTCTCGTACAGACACCGACCCGGCGCATCTGAACGTCGTAGAGGCGCCGACCCGGCGCGTTTGAACGCGCCGGGTCGATGGAACTGCCCGACCGGCCGTGATCCGTGGCGGGCTGATTCGCTCTTCTCACCGGCAGGACCGGGGCCGCGGCCCGGGTGACTGACCGATAGATTTCGACTCGTGTCCGGCATCGCTCAGCAGCTCCAGCGCCACGGAGCGGGCGACGTCAGCGACGACGCCGCGGTCCTCGGCGCCTACTCCTCCGACGCCTCGCTCTACCGCGTGCCGCCCGCCGCCGTCGCATTCCCGCGCTCGGCCGACGAGGTGGCCGCGATCCTGGCCGCCGCCCGCGCGGAGGGACTGACGCTCACCGCCCGCGGCGCGGGGACGTCGGTCGCGGGCAACGCGATCGGGACCGGCGTGATCGTCGACTTCAGCCGGCACCTGAACCAGGTCCTCGCGGTCGACCCCGACAGCGAGACCGCGGTGGTCCAGCCGGGCGTCGTCCAGGCGGTGCTGCAGCAGGCCGTCGCGCCGCACGGCCTGAGGTTCGGGCCCGACCCGTCGACCAGCACCCGCTGCACGATCGGCGGGATGATCGGCAACGACGCGTGCGGGGCGCGGTCGCTGGCCTACGGCCGGACGTCGCACAACGTGCGCGGCCTGCGGGGGCTGCTGGCCGACGGGACCTCTCTCAGCACCGGGTACGACGCCGACGGCCGGCCGATCGCGACGGCCGAGGACACCGACGTACTCGACCGGCTGCGCGGCCTGGTCGCCGACGACCTGGGCACCGTGCGCACCGAGTTCGGCACCTTCGGCCGGCACGTCTCGGGCCTCGCGCTCGACCACCTCGCGCCCGAGCGCGGCTTCGACCTCACCCGCGCGCTGGTCGGCTCCGAGGGCACCCTCGCCGTGGTCACCGAGGCCACCGTCCGGCTGGTCCGGGCGCCGAAGGCGGCGCTGATGATCGTGCTCGGCTTCCCCGACTTCCCGACTGCTGGCTTCGCGACGCCGGAGGTGCTCGCCTTCGAGCCGTCCGCCTGCGAGGGCCTGGACCGCCGCATCGTCGAGGTGATCCGCGAGCGCCGCGGCCCGGATGCCGTGCCGCCCCTGCCGGCCGGCGACGCCTGGATGTTCGTGGAGCTCTCCGGCGACGACCCCGACGAGGTACGACGACGCGCCGAGCTGCTCGCCGCCGCCGGTCTCGGCGTCTCCGCGCTGGTCGTCGACGACCCCCGCACGGCCGACCGGCTCTGGAAGATCCGCGCCGACGGCGCCGGACTCGCCGGGCGGGCGCCGTCCGGACTGCCGGCCTGGGCCGGCTGGGAAGACTCCGCCGTGCCGCCGGAGCGGCTCGGCGAATACCTCACCGCTTTCGAGGGCCTGCTCGCCACGCACGAGCTGACCGCGATGCCGTTCGGCCACTTCGGCGAGGGCTGCCTCCACGTGCGGATGGACTTCCCGTTCGCCCGTCCCGACGGGGCCGACCGGTTCCGGGCCTTCCTGGAGGAGGCGGCCGACCTGGTCACCTCGCTCGGCGGCTCGCTGTCCGGCGAGCACGGCGACGGCCGGGCCCGCAGCGATCTGCTGCCGCGGATGTACTCCCCGCGCGCGCTCGGCCTGATGGCCTCGGTCAAGGACCTCTTCGACCCGACCGGCGTGCTCAACCCCGGCATCCTCGTCGACGCCGCGTCGAGCACCGACGACCTGCGCTACTCCTCGACGTCGCGGCTCACCCAGCAGTCGGGCGGCCTCGCCTTCGCCTACACCGACGACGGGGGCGACTTCGGCCAGGCGGTGCACCGCTGCACCGGCGTGGGCAAGTGCCGCGCCGACAACAGCGGCTCGGGCGGCGTGATGTGCCCGTCGTACCAGGCGACGAAGGAGGAGATCCACTCGACGCGGGGCCGGGCGCGACTGCTCCAGGAGATCGTCAACGGCGACAGCGACGTGTCCTGGGGCTCCCCCGCCGTGCACGACGCGCTCGACCTCTGCCTGGCCTGCAAGGGCTGCGCCTCCGACTGCCCGACCGGCACCGACATGGCGTCGTACAAGGCCGAGGTGCTGCACCAGACCTACAAGAACAAGATCCGGCCGCGCTCGCACTACTCGGTCGGCTGGCTGCCGCGCTGGGCCAAGGCGGGCTCGGCGATGCCGCGCCTGGCCAACCGGACCATGGCCGTCGGGCCGCTGCGCAAGGTCGCCCTCAAGGCCGCCGGCGTCGACACCCGGCGGCGGATGCCGGCCTTCGCGCGCCGTACCTTCCGGCGGGCCTTCGCCGGAGCGGTCGGGACGGGCACGCCGGTCGTGCTCTTCGTCGACTCGTTCACCAATCACTTCGCCCCGCAGGTCGCCGACGCGGCGGTCACAGTGCTGCGCGCCGCCGGATACGACCCGCGGATCACCCGGCAGCAGGAGTGCTGCGGCCTGCCCTGGATCAGCACCGGCCAGCTCGACGGCGCGGCGCGCCGGATGCGCGGCATGGTCGACGCGCTCGCCGGAGACGCCCGTGCCGGTACGCCGATCGTCGGCCTGGAGCCGTCCTGCACGGCCGTCCTGCGCCACGAGCTGCGCGAGCTGGTCCCCGGACCGGACGCCGACGCCGTCGCCGGTGCGACGACCACGCTGGCCGAGCTGCTGTCCCGCACCCCCGGCTGGACCGCGCCCGACCTCACCGGCACCCGCATCGTGGCGCAGCCGCACTGTCACCACCACGCCGTCATGGGCTGGAACGCCGACCGCACGCTGCTCGAGAAGGCCGGCGCCAAGGTCGAGGCGCTGCCCGGTTGCTGCGGCATGGCGGGCAACTTCGGGGTCGAGCAGGGGCACTACGAGGTGTCCGTGGCCGTCGCGGAGCAGCACCTGCTCCCCGCCGTACGGTCCTCCGCGGGCGACGCCGCCCGGGTCGTGCTCGCCGACGGCTTCTCGTGCCGCACGCAGCTCGACGAGCTCGCTCCCGACGCGCGGCCGCTGCACCTGGCCGAGCTACTGGCCCGCGGCCTGGGCTGATCGGTCCGCTCCACGGGCCCGCAGACTCGGTTTCATCACGGTCTGTAGGTGAACCGGAGCTTCTGTAGCGGGACTCCGCTACAGAAGTGACCACTCATCGACATACCGTGATGAGACTGCGGCGGACAGGCCGAGCCCGCGCTCACGGCGTGGCGGCGAGCCACTCCTGCGTACGCGCATCGAGCAGGGCGCGCGCGGTCGGGTCGAGGGCCGGCGCGGACGGCTCGGCGGGCCGGCCCTTGCGGTAGTAGCCGGAGCCGGCGTCGGGATCG
This region of Nocardioides sp. L-11A genomic DNA includes:
- a CDS encoding FAD-binding and (Fe-S)-binding domain-containing protein, with protein sequence MSGIAQQLQRHGAGDVSDDAAVLGAYSSDASLYRVPPAAVAFPRSADEVAAILAAARAEGLTLTARGAGTSVAGNAIGTGVIVDFSRHLNQVLAVDPDSETAVVQPGVVQAVLQQAVAPHGLRFGPDPSTSTRCTIGGMIGNDACGARSLAYGRTSHNVRGLRGLLADGTSLSTGYDADGRPIATAEDTDVLDRLRGLVADDLGTVRTEFGTFGRHVSGLALDHLAPERGFDLTRALVGSEGTLAVVTEATVRLVRAPKAALMIVLGFPDFPTAGFATPEVLAFEPSACEGLDRRIVEVIRERRGPDAVPPLPAGDAWMFVELSGDDPDEVRRRAELLAAAGLGVSALVVDDPRTADRLWKIRADGAGLAGRAPSGLPAWAGWEDSAVPPERLGEYLTAFEGLLATHELTAMPFGHFGEGCLHVRMDFPFARPDGADRFRAFLEEAADLVTSLGGSLSGEHGDGRARSDLLPRMYSPRALGLMASVKDLFDPTGVLNPGILVDAASSTDDLRYSSTSRLTQQSGGLAFAYTDDGGDFGQAVHRCTGVGKCRADNSGSGGVMCPSYQATKEEIHSTRGRARLLQEIVNGDSDVSWGSPAVHDALDLCLACKGCASDCPTGTDMASYKAEVLHQTYKNKIRPRSHYSVGWLPRWAKAGSAMPRLANRTMAVGPLRKVALKAAGVDTRRRMPAFARRTFRRAFAGAVGTGTPVVLFVDSFTNHFAPQVADAAVTVLRAAGYDPRITRQQECCGLPWISTGQLDGAARRMRGMVDALAGDARAGTPIVGLEPSCTAVLRHELRELVPGPDADAVAGATTTLAELLSRTPGWTAPDLTGTRIVAQPHCHHHAVMGWNADRTLLEKAGAKVEALPGCCGMAGNFGVEQGHYEVSVAVAEQHLLPAVRSSAGDAARVVLADGFSCRTQLDELAPDARPLHLAELLARGLG
- a CDS encoding LLM class F420-dependent oxidoreductase yields the protein MRLGMIIDYSGGFAETVELLQEYERNGLDLVAMPEAYSFDAVSQLGYIAAKTDRLELMSAIFQIYTRTPSLTAMTAAGLDFVSDGRFTLGLGASGPQVIEGFHGVRYDAPLGRTREVIEICRQVWKRQPVEYEGKYYDVPLTEEKGGSGLGKPLKLINHPVRSEIPISVAALGPKNVALVAELANGWQPLFFHPGKVELAWGPSLEEGFAKRDAALGELDIQLQIAFHLGEPSPEAVQAVRNQLALYVGGMGARDKNFYNQLACRYGYETEAKEIQDHYLSGRKAEAAAAVPQELVDAVTLLGDEDAIRRQVAEFHAAGVRTFLLNPLAASDEEKVAQVRRLSEIVKEVTA